TGATGATGTCGGCATCGCGCACGACCCCCTCGCTCATGCGCCGTTCCTGCGCGGTGAGATTCGCGAAACGACCGTCACCGAACCGACCATCGTCGGCGCCACCGAAGGGCAGCCGCAATCTCAGGCCGGCTTCAAATCGGTCCTTGCGCACATCGTCGTACTCGTATCTCGCATCGGCCGTCAGCCGCGAGCCGGGCACCCCCGACAGGACATTCTCCATGCGCCATTCGGTCCGCGCGCGCGGGCCCGCGATTTCGCCCCGGAATTCGTCTTGATCGAACCAGAAGCCGCCGGCGTAGAGGCGCAACTCGCTTTGCATGGCCCTGTAGTCGAACGGGGTCTCCTCGCCGATGCCGAACAGCTCCAACGGCACCCTGACACCCACTTCGGCATCGAAGCCGCGGAGCGCGTACTCCCAGCCGGTGTTCGAGGTCTGCTGAATGAAGAGGCTGGTGTCGGAAAGCAGCGCCGCGAACGAACTGCTCTGACTGACGAAATCGCGCTCGTTCGTAGGAACATAACCATTGGCGCGAATGTCGAAATCGGGATGCAGCGCCTCCAAGCCGAATGCGACCTGGTTGAAGCTGCTGTCGAGGCGGGTGTGTCGATGATCGAAGCCGACCCAGACGCCTAGATTCCAGCCGCCGCCGTGCATGACCCGGTAGCCAACCGCCAGGTTGCCTTCCTGGACGTCGCCTTCCAGCAACCGCCCTCTGGCATCGATGAACGCCAGACTGCCCCCCTGCTGCCAGAGCGGCGCCCATCCCGCCACCTCGCCGCGCGACTGCGTGTTCGACGCGTAGCCGCCCACTTCGAGCCAGGGCGCCCACTTGGCGATATTGGAGCCGGGCTGGTCGGCGAACGCGATCCCGCAGCTCAGCGCTCCGATGAGGCTAGCGATAGCAATGGACCTGGCGTGCAACATGGGGACCCCCACCCTACCCAAGGCATTGCCAATGTCATTCACCACCGCCGAATGGATGAATCACCAGCGTATAGAGCTGTAATCATGCTACGGATCTTGGGCAATCTCATTCGGAACCTCGCGTCTCATTCTTCAGGACTTGTGTCCCCTCGACCCTATGGCGTCGTGCCCAAGCAGGGCTGGTGCCTCGGGAAGTGATGCGGGAGACGAGGCAGCGGCGTTGCTTTTAGGGAGCCCGCAGGGCGAGAGCCGTGCAACGCCGAATGGATCCCTCGTCCACAGGACGTCCAGAGGGGCGACGACGAGGGAATCGGTCTTGGGCCGGCTCGACGTTGGTTCGGGTTCGAACTGTCGAACGGACAGGATCCGAGGTTCGTCGGCATCGACAGAATGGCGGTGAAGGCGCTGCTTGCGAAGGACCCCGACAGTGATCTCATCAAGGGAATGAAGGTCAAATTCGCCTCGCTCGGTAGGGACGACGAGGTCGAGGGCCTGACTGGTGCCGACCGAGGCGAGCGCTCGGCCGGTCGCACGAACCATCGCAACGGCTATCGCGTGCGCGACTGGTGCACCGGCGTCGGCATCGTGCCGGTGGCGATCACCAAGCTCGCCAAGGGCTCAAATTTTCCGTCATTCCTGGCGCCTCGCCGATCCGCCGACAAGGCGCCGGTCGCGGTCTTCCTGGGGGCGCATGTGCACGGCGTATCGAAGAGGTCGCCCTGCGCAAGCGCTCGTTGCCTGGGGCGGCTCAGATCGACGGGGGCACGATCGCGGTGCGATCCGGGCTCAAGGTTCGGCGCCGAATGGCTGCGCGAACGGCAATCCCGTCAGGGCCACGGCACGATCGCCCTCGGGCAGGGCCGCAACGAGCCCTCGCGTGCCGTCGGCAATCTCCGAGCGAACGAGCCCGACGCCGATCATCCGCCCGAAGCGGCGCGACCAGGCGATCTCGGCGATGTGCCCAACCGTCTCGCCCGAGAGAGCGAGCGCGACCGGATGGCCGACCGGATCCCTCGCCGCACCTTCGATGAGTAGGCCGACCCGGCGCCGCTCAATTCCCTTCTCCGCTATTGCCGCAAGCGCCTTACGCCCGACGAAATCGTGCCTCGCATCGAGGTCGATCATCGCCCCGAAGCCCATCTCGAACGGGTTCGCCGGGTGCGTCTGCCAGCGCATGTCGGCGCCATAGGAGATGAGCCCGCTTTCCAGTCGCTCGATGTCGTTCGGAGCCCCGGGTCCGATCCCGTAGGCCGCACCGACCGCCTTCACGCGCTCCCAGAGGTCGTCACCGAGGCTCCCGTCCTGCAGATAGAGCTCGAAGCCACCCTGCTTCGACCAGCCCGAGCGCGCAACGACGAGCGGAATGTCGTCGAGCCGCGTCTCGCGGAAGGCGAAGTAGGCGAGATCGCGTACCCATTGGCCGAAGAGGGCGACGGCGACCTCGATCGCATGCGGCCCCTGGATGGCGAGTGGCGAGACGTCGGGCTCGCTCACCCTGACATCGAGGCCCCTCTCGCGCCCGATCGCTGCCGCCCAGAGGTGGATGTCGCTGTCCGCGACCGAGAGCCAGTATCGATCCTCGGCGAGCTTGAGCAGGACCGGATCGTTGATGAGGATGCCGTCGTGATCGCAGAGCGGAACATAACGCCCCTGCCCGATGCGGGTTCCGGCAAGGTTGCGGGGCGTCAGGTATTGCGCGAGGGCACCGGCATCGGGACCGCGCAACTCCACCTGACGCTGCGCCGCCACGTCCCACATGACCACACCCTTCAAGAGCCGGTCGTACTCGCCGTCGGGATCGCCGAAATGGCCGGGAATGAACATGTGGTTGTAGACGGAAAAGCAGCGTACGCCGTCGCGCACGGTCGCATCGAAATA
This window of the Hyphomicrobiales bacterium genome carries:
- a CDS encoding glycine cleavage system protein T, giving the protein MNFAIGIGSNIRKSAYFDATVRDGVRCFSVYNHMFIPGHFGDPDGEYDRLLKGVVMWDVAAQRQVELRGPDAGALAQYLTPRNLAGTRIGQGRYVPLCDHDGILINDPVLLKLAEDRYWLSVADSDIHLWAAAIGRERGLDVRVSEPDVSPLAIQGPHAIEVAVALFGQWVRDLAYFAFRETRLDDIPLVVARSGWSKQGGFELYLQDGSLGDDLWERVKAVGAAYGIGPGAPNDIERLESGLISYGADMRWQTHPANPFEMGFGAMIDLDARHDFVGRKALAAIAEKGIERRRVGLLIEGAARDPVGHPVALALSGETVGHIAEIAWSRRFGRMIGVGLVRSEIADGTRGLVAALPEGDRAVALTGLPFAQPFGAEP